In Setaria viridis chromosome 5, Setaria_viridis_v4.0, whole genome shotgun sequence, the genomic stretch AAAGCCCGGCACCCTCCCtactctcttctccctctctcagtttcttcttcctccagctcaAGAAACCGAACCGAGTTCCCACACCCGCCGGCCAAAATCCACAAGCTTCACCCCACCGTTCTCAAATCACCGCCACCCACCGCTCCTACACCTTCCCATATCCATCCTCCACCACCTCATTCCCGCCGCCATGGCCCAAAACGCCGGACATTAGAGCTCCAGTAaccgccattgccgccacccGCCTAAGCTCCACCCCACCTTCCCGCTCTTCCCTCGCCCAAGTAACCACTCAAACGGAACTCTGGTAAGCCCTTAGACCTCATGATCTCTCTATCTCGCCGTATCGACCATGTTTCCACGCTCGTTCTTGAGCTCGCCGCCGGGCACGCGCCGCCGCTAGCCGCGGGGTAGGCTAGGGTTAGTGTTCCGGGGAAATAAGTAGGGGAGGAGGTGAGCTATACTAAGGGGAACGCTCCAGTAAAAAATGTGGGGGAGggcgccaccgcgccggcgccggtgcgccaccgccgccgtccgtgcATGCACACGGTGAACTGGGGGTAGAAGAAGGCCAGGGTGCTGTGTGTAAGAGAAATAGAAGTCCAAGGCGGTTTTCCGTAACATATTGGGTTTAAGTGCATAGGTGGAATTTTTCCAGGGGCCTACGCGCTAGATATGAGGGCTGAAGTGAAAAATAAAGGGTATATCTGCTTGTTAGTTTGTTCCCGAGGTCCTATCTGAAAATCtaactttttctttttcgtCTCCAGTTTTGTTTGAAATGGCTGAATCTTGTGAAATCCATAACAAATCGTAGGAAAATTGTACAAATTCAAAATAAATTGTTTTGGGTTCCTGATGCTCCGTTCTACCTAGTAAAAATACTTATTCTGGTGAAATGTATGTTTATCTTGCTGATTAAAATGCATATTTTTTAATCTCCTTTAATTTTATTAACTATTTATAGTGCCCATAAAATGCAGGTAAATTTACAGTAATGCTAATTTGAGTTGAAAAGTATTCTGGAAAGTTTTCAGCACCAATTCGCTTGTATAACTTCAGGTAAAATTCATTCTTCATAACTATTTTGGAAAGTTTTCAGCACCAATTTGCTTGTATTACTCCAGTTAAAATTCATTCTTCGTAACTGTAGTTACgcattgtttgatttttttagtaaattctgtGATAGTCAAATAATGCTGAAACTTTTACTGAAGTATATTTATTTGTTATCGGGATGTGCAtaaagcggaagttcattatgatgcttggttgatgaacttttactgttatggaaggaagaaagtGTACGTGTGTaggatgaggacaaaaaggagacttttaatctatgaGTAttattgttcgtaaccatcaatgattggttgGTGCTTGTTAATCTCTCCGAACAATCAAACAAGGGATTTCGAGCctgcacgcactgtttagatgatacttgcagcatgtattgaAACATTGTAGGAATGTCGTGTATACGGACCATCGTCAATTTCTTCCTGGTAATCAcctgttaagaaagaaagggaagcattttgaagggaaggaagaaaaacataCTAAACCCATTTATCGCAATGGTAAATGTGTATTTTCTATAATAAAGGCTGTGAGGGTTATCTTTGGCAGGGCTTTGGTAGCTGACCTGTTTCAAACGACGAGGACGGATATGCACCCATGTGAAAGaaaaagtctatattttgggagctaccttttTGGTAAGTCCTTTAGGTCCGTAATGCAAGCAATTGATATCATGCACCTCATGAAAAATCTTTATGTGAatgtgcttggcttcctgggtatatatggaaaggcaaagaatacaattgaagcatgtcaggacctgaaacgtatgaaacaatGAAATAGCCTACATTCGAAAAAGAAAGgtgatggacattacttgtatcctgccagttacactctcagtaaggaagagaagtaaagcatgtttgagtgcttgaatagtatcaaagTCCCATCAAGATACTTCTTGAATATACATGCAATAATAAATTTGAAATAGTAgaaattcacaaatctaaaggcctATGTTTGCCATGTCCTGATGATAAAATTTCTATTTGTTGCACTGAGGGTATTCTATCAGAGAATGTGAAAATGACAATTATGAAACTATGTGCaatcctcaacatgatttctcataaggcaatccatccaaataATCTACTAAATCTGcagaatgacgtggtgcaatgcctgATCAGTTTTGAGATAGTCTTTCCACCTtacttctttaatatcatgacccaccttctagtccaccttgttgaagagatttttgttctcggtcCTGTATTTTATACAATATATTCTCTTTTGAGAGGTTTATGAcaattctgaagaagtatgttcgtaacTGTGCCCGTccggaaggaagcatcaccaaagGGATATGGagcagaggaggtcattgagttttgtgttaactttattgatgacctgggttcgattggagtccctgtatcacgccatgaggggagactaaagggaaagggcacactagggaggaaagctcggatggacatcgatgaggatATATTTCGTAAAGCACACCTAACGGTCCTGtaacaatcatccctggtcaCTCCATATATAGAGGAGCATAGAACTATTGTACAGTCTTCAAACCAAGAGAAGACTGATGCTaggattacacgtcatcacattgacactttcgaCTCTCGGTTGCGGtgacgactgatgggtgatgccACAATTGCGGAACAACTACCAtagttggctaggggtccatctatctcagtatcgacattccaaggatacgagataaatgtgTACACATTTTATATCAGAGCCCAAGAAcaaaaagagcacaaaccaaaatagtggtgtccgtctcgatgcaatagacaacaatgaaaaaaaaagatagatactatggtgtcattgaggagatatgtgAACTTGACTATgaacctttgaaaatccctctgtttcggtgccaatgggtggaacttactggaggaggcgtaacgacagATAACTATAGGAtgataatagtggacctcaacaagattggatacagaggCGAACCATTCATTCTAgctaatgatgtgactcaagttttctacgtgaaagacatgtcaagcaaaccaataaggaaaggtgctaataagtcagatggaCAGTCAAAGCGCCAtatagttcttccagggaaaagaaaaaatcgttggagttgatgacaagactgacatttcagaagattatgatcagtttgatgatcttcctccattttcagtcgaggttgacccaagcatcatgttagccaaagaggacgctccgtacttacgccgcgatcacaaccaagggacgttcgtcaagagaAAGGTTATTAACGTTCTATTACATGATGTTGCCCAATGTATTTGAATTGTTATATTGTGTTTttggttatcaacaaaggaaTTAATTTAATTACCATATTACCCTTAATTATGAATGGTTAGATCTTGTTGCATTTTAAGGACGTCGCTTAAGAACATTGCTTTGCATTTGACATCGCTTAAAGACTTGGCTCTGCGTTTGACCTTGCTCAAGGACATATCTCTACATTTGACCTCGCTTAAAGACTTGGCTCTGAAATGTAAGAGCCTTTGTTGCACTCTGGGCACCCACGACCCCGCCTTCCGCGGCAATGAGGTGCGTGAAGCGGGCCTGCGCATCAGTGGGTGGCAACTTCCGTCTGCGGTGCAGTGGCTGGTGAGCACAACGAAGTAGTAACTGCCTGGCGAGCCCTGCGCCGCTCGGCCTTCATCATCGACCTCGTGCCGGTAGAATATTATCCTACAAGGTTTATGGCCAGTTGATTTTTTGAATGATACAAGCAAATTCCTGCAATACAAAAAATGTTTGTAccataaaaagaaaacaaaataaattacTGATTTGTCTTCGAATAAGTTGGTtgaacaatactatttgcaaaaatctcaccctattaaatAAGAAATGATTTtcgcatggttaaaatattaaatattttgattttctgtagcaccattaaatattaaacaataaatttacgtacaattaaacaagtatataattaagtcatggtaaacatgttaataacactataggctctattcttctaaatttttgcatggtcaaaaaatctatttttctgaattttaaagttaacataagtattatgaccattatatataacctattactaagttaaaattaagaACTTTACCGTGTTTGGTATTTGACCTCGTCtgatatttttatagtgtatatttaATAAACATGAAGTTACCGAattattttttcaatttttttaaatgttatttgatttaccacacaataaattaatacaatagtaaatgtaaaaagaaagaaaataaaaagatgggcCGGAAATTGAAACAGAAGTATGCAacattttagtaccgggtgggataACATTCAGTGCTAAACATTTTTATTTCGCGCTCACGGAGACTTTTGGTACGGGTGGGGGAACACCCGGCAGTAACTACCGAGTGAGGTGGTTGCCTGGTACCGGGGGGTTTTAAAAGCCAGCGCCATCCTCAACACTTCGCCATTtcccgcttcgtcttcctcgcTCCGCGCCCGAGTCCGCcgccccctcgtcgccgtcgccgtctccatcgtcgccccccgccgccgccacccgcgtcGATGCCCCACGTCGCCCTCTCGCCCGGCCCGaggccacccccccccccccccccccccgccgccgtcccgtcgCCCGCGTCGTCCCCGTCCgcgccctcgtcgtcgtcagcCGCCTCTCCGTCCGCGCCGTCCAGTTGACATAGCGCCAGCGGTTGATCCAGTTGAACATCTTTTGGCCTGCACCTGCACTGTTCTATTGTGTTGGGGATGGACTGACAATTACCACAAGTTTACAGATATGGTTGCTGTGCAACTCAAGTGGAACCAGATGGTTAATATTCAGTGGTGAGCCTATAGTGATCCCTACATATTCAGCATTTCCTAATGAGTGTCATGTCAATGGTGGTTCTGTAAAAAGTGCTTGCCGAACCTTTTAATTGAGTTGGAGTTCAGGCCTGCATCTATTTCTCAAATTAGTGGTTTCACATCATATCTTGATTGGTGGTAAATGCACATGGTTTTCATAGGACCTGGATGACAAGCTGCACACTGAAAATTCGCAGTGGCATTTCAGATATGATGCTTCACAAGTCGTCATTTATATCTTGCGCATtggctgttattcacttataaTCATGAGCTAGACCAGTGGAAGCTCTCATTTGTGTCTCTGATATGCATCTACATGAATAGTTGCTGTTTTGCTAGCATCAGTATGTGGCACAATGGAACGGTTAATCTGATCTGGTGGCGAAAGAATATAAAGCTGAGGTTCTGTGATCTTCTGTACAACAATTTCCAGATGAATAAGTCACTTGCTCAGTGGATTTGTTGGAATTTACAGATTACGGTTGCATGGATCTTCTCACGTTTAAGTATCCTACCTGCCTATTCTATTTGGATGCAATAAAACGGTGATAGTTCAATTGGCTAGCTGGCCTCATGTCGTGATCTGTGCTGTATATTGGCTTGATACATATGATAGCTGCTTGTTTTACAACTGCGAAGGCTGAGAGTTAATCCAAGAGTCAATTTCAGTGGGTAGCAACCATGAGCTTCATCGACTATCTCGTTTTGGTAGTTCTGACTGACAGGTTTACTGAATCTCATCTTCTGCTCTGTATTCATACATGGGACCCTGGAAGCATCAAATTATCCCCTCGGGGGCAAGGCGGTTTTCATGGAAGGGGAAATGTCAAGCAATTACAAGGATCATGCCATTGCAACTTCCATTTATGTCTGGAAAGGCATGAGCAATCTCTACTGCTACCTTCTCCAAACATATTGACTGAGCAACATGTCATCAACTTATCGAATGGAGTTTCACATGCTGGGATGATATACAGTACGTTTCAACGGCAGCCCTAGGATTAGATTTGTTATTTAGAGATAATATTAGGTTAGGTTGGTTCCTTAGTTCTAGAGATTGGTTTCTTAGAAGTCATCCCATCCATGTAAGGATTGGATTTTATCTCTTATTCCTGCCCTGGTGGTGCGGCCGCCAGGGCATTGGCATGGTTGCGCCGCTTGGGTTCAGGCAATCTAAAGCGTGCATGAACAGTGCGCCAGCACCAGAATGGGTTGGTGCTGCTCCAGCTCATGGGACCCTAATGGGCTGCACATGACAGCACCTAGGAAGCAGACACTTTAAATGAAAATGTGTTTTGCATTTGAACGCTTGGTCAATCAAAAACCCATCGAAGCAGCTAGCAGAAAAACTTTCCAGGTAAAGAATGTGCCATATGAACTAGCACTGACAGTCTAATGTGTGATTTCAGTGTGATGAACTTGCTCCGTTCCTCTCGAAATTGTAAGCTGGCAGTGAAACTACTACTACCCTCCCCAGTATTACTGCCACTGCTAGTACATCCGTGTCCTTTTGATTATGGTTGCCCAAATAATCACTTATAAACCATCAATCTAACAATTGAGTATATGCAGGCATCTAACACAAACTAATTTCTTGGCGGTGGTTGTCATAAAAGCTAGGTACTGGCCATTTGCCACACACTAAAATTTAATCTAAAAGATACCATTATTGAGATGCAAAATCTAGTAACAGTATTTGCAGTAAACTCTCCTAGGTACATACCAATgagcaagaaaaaaaaggtggtCGAGTAAATAATCAGTCAGTCACTGCACGGTGACAGCCTTTTTCTTATCAGGCAACCACGAGTCAACGCCAACAAGTCTTAGAAGGGAATTATAGGAGGTGGATTAACTATGAAGATCAATTAACTACCCGCATTTACATTTATGAATATTCCTGTTCTATACTGTCCCTAACCCACATTTAATATTCCTGTTCCTAAACTGGCTAAACTGCCCATCCACACACTTGTCTGATGCAGCCAAGCCAAGCAATGACCATTCCTAATTACTAACAAAATACTGGCAGAACCTCAGCGAAACAGATATGTTGAATATTATGAAAGTACAACAGCCAGTAGAGTAGCATACAAATTTCTTAGACGTCAAAGCATGATCAAACACTAAGTAACTTACGGGAAAACAGCAATAAATTCAAGCACAATTCAATCTGTCTTCCAGAAATTATTACACATCAAAGGCATACCATAGGCAAAAGATCACCATAAACGCCTGTATTCTTGAATCAATGCAGCCAGTGACTTGTGCATGCATCATCAAATCTTAATGTGGCACACATCACCTTTCATGTTGCCATCACTCCAAAACAATTCATTCCTCAGCATCCCTAACTTACCATCAGTTACTGAAAAGAAGTAAAAATATTGTTAATGAAGGATATGTACAATAACATAGCGCTTATTCTGAAAGACAAGAAAGGAGCATTTAGATGGAATGAAATCTCTACCCTAAATAGTAGCAGTTTAACATTTTCATGCTTATGTTcaaagatactccctccgttccaaaatgtaggtcattttgacttttctagatacatagattttgctatacacctagatataaggttatgtctagatacaaagcaaaatatatgtacctagaaaagccaaaacgacctacattttgaaacggagggagtaggaaggAAGTAGCTTGATTTCGATGGAATCATTTCccaaaaaaataattgcatttcTACTTCCATATCTACGATGATGTTCATATTTTCAACTACCCCACTAAATTCAACTATGGTATAGTCATATAGGACCAGAGCCTCATAGGTATGAGGTTGGACCATATTTTTAATTAACCCAGAGATAATGTCATATTCTGAAAAGGGTCCAGCTTTATACGCAGTAGACCTAAATCCTATGTGTTAAATTGGGCAAATAACAGGTGGAAACTTAGCAGATTTAGGGGAGTGGTATTTAGTATTTACTTAGCAATGTAACACGTCAACAATGGACTCAATAGCATTCAGAAGATAAGAAACTGAAATGCAGAGGAAGGATGAGCGATGGACAATGTTATGACTCGAAACAGAGAACAACCGAGGAGAACCACAGGGAGCCAGGGGCTATTATGTTTCAACTATAGAACTACCAATGAACCACAGATGACGAAGCATGCCAAAGTGCACAGCAAACAATaagattgcaaaaaaaaaggaaaaagaagtgtTTTGATCACTCAAGAGCTAGCTGAACTCACTCACATTTCATTGGAGTCTATTAAAATGTAAAACAATAGAAATTACAACAAACAATAACCAAACATTGATATATATAACAGTAAAAGGTGAATGCAATTCATCGCCAAAACTCAGGATCGAATGCTGCTGATCACTACAATGTTCGTTCCTTACCAATTTTTTCTATAAAGCCATTGGATTCGTTGCTGCTATCTTTATGCTAATGAAGATGAAATATGGCAGCTCTAATATAAATTACCTTGAAGAAGTTGCTGGACACGTCTTATACTTGGGAGACACTACCATGGCAACAGATGACACGGGCACATGGTTCCCTTGCAGTTCCAAACTCGGTCACACCTTTCAGTTGTCTGTTTCCCATGTCAACTTCAAGAACATATGCCTTAGGCTGCCGGAATTCAGCCTTGGCAATCAAGAAGACAACATTTGAATCATCCATGCTGGGAGTGGGTAGAAAAACAGTGACGTTCTCCAAGTTTCGCCCTGGGTCGGCAGCCACACTGTTGCCCTGTGATGGTGCCTTCGGCCACAGCAGTTGGTACTCCAGCATTTGCTTTTGCATCTGTTCATTTAACTTGATGTCGTTTGCGTGGATTGGCAGGTAGTCAGCCTTCCAGTCCTCAAAGGAATTGGTCAGATTGCAGTTGCTCCATTTGGTGATCTCCCATCCTTCAAATCTGTAAGTGGGTATCCCTCTTTCCTTGTCTGAAGCAGGAAGGCGTTTGAAGATGGTATCCAAATCAACAAACCTGAGGCAGCGCTTTTCCTTGCTGAAGGCAATTCCCCGGTACAGCTTTGGAGATCCAAAATTGATCCGAGACTCACCATTAGGTAGATACATTGCCCTCGGCCACGGCAAAGGCACGCCTCGGAGCTTGGGGGCGGGGAGTAGCACATCGCAGAGAAGGATACCCCTCCAGAGATCGACCCAGCCCATGGTACCGTCTTCACCCCCAAGCGTGATCACGGTGCTTGTGGTATGACTCAAAAGGCGACAAGCATCCGTATCCCTTGGGATCTCTATTGGGAACTCGCTCTGTGGCGCCTCCAGAGACACATCCTTGGATGTCCACCTCCTGATCTCTGATTGAAATAAGTGAAGCGTGAACACCTTATCGTCGCTTGTGGGCACCAGCGCGGCGACGGTGTAGTGGTTACCCCGAGGTAGGAGGCCCATATCGTCGTCACGGATGGAGAAAGGGCTGGGGTTGGGGATTTCTTTAAGCGACCTGCTGTCGACATGGTAGATGAAGTAGTCGCACTCCTCATAGAGGATGGGCTCACGGCAGCGGATGGCGACGCGGAAGAGGATTAGGCCTTCCACCACGCACAGGATGCGGGGAAGCTGCGAGAAGGCGCTGGATTCCAGTTCGGGGCAGTGCACGTACAGGCGGGAGGGGAGCGGTGGGCGCTCACTCCAGAAGGACGCCACGATTATCTCCGTATTCCTCGTCAAGCTAACGGCGGTGGTATGGTTGGGCTTGTTGCCGATGTAGGCATATCCGTCGAGAAGGACCTCCTCCAAGGCACAGGAGGCGGGAACAGGGGTGGCGGTTGCCATGGACGGGATTGGAGGCGGATCGATGGATGAAACCGCGGGTACGGGAGACGCGAtgggtggcgccgccgccggacacgAAGAGGGAAGGAGGGTTCGATTGCGTTGGTAGGGTTCGGAAATGCTCTTCGTAGTTCAGTGCGGTATAGGCCTGAGTGCGGTCCATTAACGAATGAAGGTGGCAGCCCGGTACGTCACTGAGTCGTGGGATGGTGCCCTGCGGactctcgccggcggcgccgctgccccGCGCCCTCCAGTAGTCTGGCATCTTCCTGAGGACGCTTGCTCCCCTGCGCACGGGCATGCAgctgcttgttttttttctgttgcTCTGCATCTTTGCCGCTGCAGCCTAAACCTTATTGCTTTCAGGTGACAGCACATACCAACTTAACTGTAGAGATATGATTGGTAGAAATACCTCCAATCCACAGATCACCATACGTTCCAGATGCCACTTCGTCTTGAAATTAATCTCCCATTCGTCAGTGTTATCGTTAGTTATCTCAACATGGTTGCCTTCTTGTGAGTTAGTCGGACACTGCTTGCCTGCCAGTTCAGGAGGCCAGCAAGAGGATGTGGCGTACATCTGAAGAAGAGTTAATAATACAAAAGTGAATAACTGGCATGCATGTAtacttttgcttttttttcacCTTTGTCCTCTGGTGTTTTCTATTGCCTTTCTTGAACGTTATTGTAAACATCAATTTTATGAAAACATCAATTTTAAAGCTATTGTTGCCATGAGGTATGTGAAATTTCAATACTGCATGTTTTTTATGCTTCAGACCTTCTATGCTGCTTCTTTGTTCCTCTGTACCGTCAGCAAATAACAGAACTTTGTATTTCAGCCATTTGTAATGCACCCTACATTATCTAATATATCTATTTGTCTTCTTTCCAGAAGAGATAGAGATTGAGATTTCCAGTGTAAGTAAACCATGTATTCATCCCTTAAGATGCATATTCATTCATGTTGTCGGATGGACTACAGTTCATATTCATACAGTAACTAATGTGATACATGTTTATCCATGTTGTCAGCAATGATGTCTAGCACTCTTTAATTTATTTCAGTTGATGGCAGTGCTTTAGAAACAATATAATCATGGTTGTGTGCTTATCATACAGAGTAGTGCCTGATAGTTCAGGCTAAAGTGACTTTCTAAGTAAAGTGCTTTGTAGTTCAGGGTTTAGGCTTCAGTAAAGAACATGATAATCCAGATTAGCATGATTTAGCTCTTGTTCTGAAATCCACAAGTTTTCAGTGGCTCCGTAGCCAGGTAAGTTTCTTTCATGGGGATGTTGGCTGAGGGATCTTGGGTATCTCTTTCTCTTGACCTGAAATATGATGTTTGGCCAAGTTATCAGTACCTTCTTTCGTGGGGATATGATGTTGGCCGGGGGATGATCAGACATTTGATTCAACCTGTGTACTGTCAATTCTCAACGGGTGTGGAGATGCTCTTGGTTGCCCTCTGAGTAAATAGCTAAGCCGATACTTCTACCTATCTCTGTTGTTTTGACTGCAGATCGAGAGGTACCTCAAAAACATGTTGACAAAATTAGTACCCAGCATTGTGAATTAGGGATCTGTGGGCAAGACAAACTGAACGCCTTGAACTGGTGCAGATGCTTGGTTTTATTTTTTGTGTTTTTGTTTTAGCAGCTTGAGCGCAGGGGAAATTTTGGTCAATATTGGAAAGTTTTGACAGTTTCAGTTTTTAAACTGACTGGGCCTCCTTCCCAGCCGACATCATGAGCAGCAGTATTAGTATGTGTATCTCTTTGAAATTGAATCTCATGTTGACTTTGTTCTTTTTTAGGCCAGAGATTTGATTCAACCTGTTGAAGCTGAGTGTACTGTCAACGGGTGAGGAAACAGTTAAATGGATGCCCATGGAGCTGATGGAAGCAGTCCTAGAACCCCCTTTCGTGAACTGCCAAATACTGGCAACCGAGGTACCTTGTCCTACTGTCTGGCATCTTTTTATGTAGTCAGGTAATCAATTTTACTGTTTGGCGTCATTGTAGGCAATCAGAATGCAGTGAATTGGAGACCTCAATCGTTAGATCCCAAGGAGGTCAAGAGGCAGAGGGATAATTCCAGAGCTGCATCAATGTCTGATGAACGGCGGAATGGATTGAACAAGAGGCGTCGTGAGTCCTACATGAGGGAAGCTTTAGATCAAAGCTGGGAGGGAGAGCCTCCGGAATGTACTGCAGCCCACACCATGCATAGGCCTCG encodes the following:
- the LOC117859189 gene encoding uncharacterized protein, with translation MATATPVPASCALEEVLLDGYAYIGNKPNHTTAVSLTRNTEIIVASFWSERPPLPSRLYVHCPELESSAFSQLPRILCVVEGLILFRVAIRCREPILYEECDYFIYHVDSRSLKEIPNPSPFSIRDDDMGLLPRGNHYTVAALVPTSDDKVFTLHLFQSEIRRWTSKDVSLEAPQSEFPIEIPRDTDACRLLSHTTSTVITLGGEDGTMGWVDLWRGILLCDVLLPAPKLRGVPLPWPRAMYLPNGESRINFGSPKLYRGIAFSKEKRCLRFVDLDTIFKRLPASDKERGIPTYRFEGWEITKWSNCNLTNSFEDWKADYLPIHANDIKLNEQMQKQMLEYQLLWPKAPSQGNSVAADPGRNLENVTVFLPTPSMDDSNVVFLIAKAEFRQPKAYVLEVDMGNRQLKGVTEFGTAREPCARVICCHGSVSQV